The Bacteroidales bacterium genome includes a region encoding these proteins:
- a CDS encoding NfeD family protein encodes MEIWVMWLIATAVLVIIELMTGMVASFCLAIGCLASMIVSLFSISVNMQLLALAIGTILSFIFLAPVIRKWQQQKGEKNPKAQNSNMDALIGRMVVVTQTIPADGELGRIRIDGDNWQARSISGAEIEEGRKVRVVSYDSIIIEVEEV; translated from the coding sequence ATGGAAATTTGGGTAATGTGGCTTATAGCAACAGCCGTATTGGTAATAATAGAGTTAATGACAGGAATGGTTGCATCATTCTGCTTGGCAATAGGATGTTTGGCATCAATGATAGTTTCATTATTCTCAATAAGTGTAAATATGCAACTATTAGCATTGGCAATAGGAACAATATTGTCGTTTATCTTTCTTGCTCCTGTAATACGCAAGTGGCAACAACAGAAAGGCGAAAAAAATCCCAAAGCTCAAAATAGTAATATGGATGCCCTTATTGGCCGAATGGTAGTGGTAACACAAACCATTCCAGCCGATGGTGAGTTAGGAAGAATCCGTATTGATGGAGATAATTGGCAAGCACGAAGTATAAGTGGAGCAGAGATAGAAGAGGGTAGAAAAGTTCGAGTAGTATCGTACGATAGTATAATAATAGAGGTAGAAGAAGTTTAG
- a CDS encoding SPFH/Band 7/PHB domain protein, translating to MQVVLGLLVLIAIITVIAGVKIVPQSETRVIERLGRFQSVLSPGINIIWPFIDKPRAIYIRSAARGFDGRYVTRVASTTRIDLREQVYDFPSQQVITKDNVTTEINALLYFQIVDPKKAVYEIDNLPVAIEKLTQTSLRNVIGELELDETLTSRDTINSRLQTILDEATNKWGVKVNRVELQDITPPESVREAMEKQMQAERNRRAEILNAEGEKKSLILRSEGEMQSRINEAEALKQSEILKAEGESQAKILQAQAEAEAIRRVAEAISASKTDPATYMLAIKYIETLSQMTQGDDTKTVYMPFEATGVLSSIASIKEMFNK from the coding sequence ATGCAAGTAGTATTAGGTCTGTTAGTATTAATAGCAATAATAACAGTAATTGCAGGAGTAAAAATAGTGCCTCAATCAGAGACACGAGTGATTGAACGATTAGGACGCTTTCAAAGCGTGCTATCACCGGGTATCAATATCATCTGGCCGTTTATCGACAAACCAAGAGCTATATATATACGTAGTGCAGCAAGAGGGTTTGATGGCAGATATGTGACACGTGTAGCATCAACTACTCGTATCGACCTTCGTGAGCAAGTTTACGACTTTCCCTCACAGCAAGTAATTACAAAAGATAACGTAACAACAGAGATTAACGCCTTATTGTATTTCCAAATAGTAGATCCTAAAAAGGCGGTTTATGAGATTGATAACCTACCAGTAGCAATCGAAAAACTAACACAAACCTCGTTGCGTAACGTAATTGGAGAGTTGGAGTTAGACGAAACCCTAACCTCACGCGATACTATAAACTCACGTTTGCAAACAATCCTTGATGAAGCAACAAACAAATGGGGCGTAAAGGTAAACCGTGTAGAGTTACAAGATATTACACCTCCAGAGAGTGTGCGAGAAGCAATGGAAAAGCAGATGCAAGCAGAGCGTAACCGCCGTGCTGAGATTCTAAATGCCGAGGGAGAGAAAAAATCTTTAATCCTACGTTCAGAGGGAGAGATGCAATCACGCATTAACGAGGCAGAGGCTCTAAAACAATCTGAGATATTAAAAGCAGAAGGAGAGTCACAAGCCAAAATCCTGCAAGCACAAGCCGAAGCAGAGGCAATCCGTAGAGTAGCCGAAGCAATAAGTGCATCAAAGACCGATCCGGCAACCTATATGTTGGCAATAAAATATATTGAGACACTAAGTCAAATGACACAAGGAGATGATACTAAGACTGTTTATATGCCATTTGAAGCAACAGGAGTTTTAAGCTCAATAGCCTCAATAAAAGAGATGTTTAATAAATAG
- a CDS encoding TrpB-like pyridoxal phosphate-dependent enzyme, translating into MSTKKFILTEQDIPTAWYNIVADMKNKPLPMVDPKTRKPVTEESMQQLFAKELVKQELNTTDAWIEIPEPVRDLYKIWRPTPLVRATGLEKALDTPAHIYFKNESVSPVGSHKLNSALAQAYYCKEDGCTNITTETGAGQWGAALSMASKIFGLELAVYMVKVSYHQKPYRRSIMQTFGAQVIASPSMSTKAGRKILTDTPNNQGSLGCAISEAVELAMQTPNCKYVLGSVFNWVSLHQTVIGLEAEKQMEMAGEYPDSVIACFGGGSNFSGIAFPFLRHKLNEGKDVEIIAAEPASCPKLSKGRFQYDFGDEAGYTPLIPMYTLGHNFMPSNIHAGGLRYHGAGSIVSQLQKDGYMRAEDVNQLEAFDAATLFAKSEGIIPAPESSHAIAVAIRKALKAKEEGRKEVILFNLSGHGLIDMAAYDRYIAGDLTNGSVTEEEITRNLKDVEEFRI; encoded by the coding sequence ATGAGTACAAAAAAATTTATATTGACAGAACAGGATATACCAACTGCATGGTATAACATTGTTGCTGATATGAAAAACAAACCTCTGCCAATGGTTGACCCTAAGACAAGAAAACCTGTTACAGAGGAGAGTATGCAACAACTTTTTGCTAAAGAGTTAGTAAAACAAGAACTTAATACTACTGATGCTTGGATTGAGATTCCGGAACCTGTACGCGATTTATATAAAATTTGGCGTCCAACTCCTCTTGTTAGAGCAACCGGCTTGGAGAAGGCTTTGGATACTCCTGCTCATATTTATTTCAAAAATGAGAGTGTTAGCCCTGTTGGTTCTCATAAACTTAACTCGGCTCTTGCTCAAGCATACTACTGCAAAGAGGATGGTTGTACTAACATTACTACCGAAACTGGTGCTGGTCAATGGGGTGCTGCTCTATCGATGGCCTCAAAGATTTTTGGTTTGGAACTTGCCGTTTATATGGTAAAAGTAAGTTACCACCAAAAACCATATCGCCGCTCAATAATGCAAACTTTTGGTGCACAAGTTATCGCTTCGCCAAGTATGTCGACTAAAGCGGGTCGTAAAATTTTGACAGATACTCCTAACAACCAAGGTAGTTTGGGTTGTGCAATCTCTGAGGCTGTGGAACTTGCTATGCAAACTCCAAACTGTAAATATGTTTTGGGTAGCGTATTCAACTGGGTTAGCTTGCACCAAACTGTTATTGGTTTAGAGGCTGAAAAACAGATGGAGATGGCAGGAGAGTATCCTGATAGCGTTATTGCTTGTTTTGGTGGAGGATCGAACTTCTCGGGTATTGCATTCCCATTCCTTCGCCACAAACTTAACGAGGGCAAAGATGTTGAGATTATTGCAGCTGAGCCTGCATCTTGCCCAAAACTTTCAAAAGGTCGCTTCCAATACGACTTTGGCGATGAGGCTGGATATACTCCCCTTATTCCTATGTACACTCTTGGTCATAACTTTATGCCTTCAAATATTCACGCTGGTGGTTTGCGTTACCATGGTGCAGGTTCTATTGTTAGTCAACTTCAAAAAGATGGTTACATGAGAGCTGAGGATGTTAACCAACTTGAGGCTTTTGATGCTGCTACTCTGTTTGCTAAGAGCGAGGGCATTATTCCTGCTCCAGAATCATCGCATGCTATTGCAGTTGCTATTCGTAAGGCACTAAAAGCAAAAGAGGAAGGTAGAAAAGAGGTTATATTATTTAACCTATCAGGTCATGGTCTTATTGATATGGCAGCTTACGACAGATATATTGCGGGAGACCTTACCAATGGTTCTGTTACTGAAGAGGAGATTACTCGCAACCTAAAAGATGTTGAAGAGTTTAGGATATAG